In Thermosynechococcus sichuanensis E542, a single genomic region encodes these proteins:
- the gor gene encoding glutathione-disulfide reductase, producing the protein MSYDYDLFVIGAGSGGLAASKRAASYGAKVAIAEGDKVGGTCVIRGCVPKKLMVYGSKFSHLFEDAVGYGWRPVEAKLNWERLIQAVNQEVNRLSELHISYLAKAGVELLPFFARFADPHTLELVDRQGQVQQRVTAAKILIAVGGEAIKPNVPGIEHSITSREMFLLPKQPKRMAILGGGYISVEFAGIMQGLGTEVIHFLRGDRPLRGFDQDIQDGVYEGMLRHGIDVRPQCQITGLKLTKKGNIRIRYEQQGQACETKVDTVLCAVGRAPNLQGLGLDRAGVHLSTNSQGIVAIAVDEYYRTNQEHIFAVGDCTNRVNLTPVAIAEGRAFADTQFGNLPRTLSYENIPSAVFSQPEAASVGLSEAQAKAKLGEENVKIYRAAFRPMYHSLTGRAEKVIVKLVVEKNTEWVLGAHMVGDNAAEIIQGIAIALKMGATKKDFDATMAIHPTTAEEFVTLR; encoded by the coding sequence ATGAGCTACGACTACGACCTGTTTGTGATTGGTGCCGGTTCCGGTGGCTTAGCGGCCTCGAAACGGGCAGCTTCCTACGGTGCCAAGGTGGCCATTGCCGAAGGCGATAAAGTCGGCGGCACCTGTGTCATTCGGGGTTGTGTCCCCAAAAAGCTCATGGTCTATGGCTCCAAGTTTAGCCACCTTTTTGAAGACGCTGTGGGGTATGGCTGGCGCCCCGTCGAAGCCAAATTGAACTGGGAGCGACTGATTCAAGCAGTGAATCAAGAGGTAAATCGCCTCAGTGAATTGCACATTAGCTACCTTGCCAAAGCGGGGGTCGAACTGCTGCCCTTTTTTGCCCGCTTTGCGGATCCCCACACCCTAGAACTCGTGGATCGTCAAGGACAGGTTCAGCAGCGAGTGACAGCGGCGAAAATTTTGATTGCCGTCGGGGGCGAAGCCATTAAGCCCAATGTGCCGGGGATTGAACATAGCATTACCTCGCGGGAGATGTTTTTGCTGCCCAAGCAGCCCAAGCGTATGGCTATCCTTGGGGGCGGCTACATCAGTGTTGAGTTTGCCGGCATCATGCAGGGGCTAGGCACAGAAGTCATTCACTTTCTGCGGGGCGATCGCCCGCTGCGGGGGTTTGATCAAGACATTCAAGATGGCGTCTATGAGGGAATGCTTCGTCACGGCATTGATGTCCGTCCCCAGTGCCAGATTACTGGCTTGAAGCTCACCAAGAAAGGGAATATCCGCATTCGCTATGAACAGCAGGGGCAAGCCTGTGAAACTAAAGTGGATACGGTGCTGTGTGCAGTGGGACGGGCGCCCAACTTGCAGGGGCTAGGTCTTGATCGAGCGGGAGTACACCTTAGTACCAATAGTCAAGGGATTGTGGCCATTGCTGTGGATGAATACTACCGCACCAACCAAGAACATATTTTTGCAGTGGGGGACTGCACCAACCGTGTCAACCTCACTCCCGTAGCCATTGCCGAAGGACGTGCCTTTGCTGATACCCAATTTGGTAACCTACCCCGCACCCTGAGTTATGAGAATATTCCCTCGGCGGTGTTTTCCCAACCGGAGGCGGCTTCGGTGGGGCTTTCGGAGGCTCAGGCCAAGGCGAAATTGGGGGAAGAAAACGTCAAAATCTACCGTGCTGCCTTTCGCCCCATGTACCACAGCCTCACGGGTCGCGCTGAAAAGGTGATTGTCAAGTTGGTGGTGGAGAAAAATACGGAGTGGGTGCTGGGTGCCCACATGGTGGGGGACAATGCTGCTGAGATTATTCAAGGCATCGCGATCGCCCTCAAAATGGGCGCCACCAAAAAGGACTTTGATGCCACGATGGCTATTCACCCAACAACAGCGGAGGAGTTTGTCACACTGCGTTAG
- the ctpA gene encoding carboxyl-terminal processing protease CtpA, producing the protein MGLRWLQRFICFFVVLVGVWSLFATDSAIALTEEQKLFNEAWRIVNQAYVDPSFNGQNWWLVREKALKRPLPNREATYEAIQTMLASLGDPFTRLLRPAQFRSLQTTTAGELTGVGLQISTDPATGVLEVIAPIDGSPAAKAGIQPRDRILAIDGVSTNQLSLDEAAERMRGAAGSAVHLLLQRGSEAPQEITLQRGHIEINPVIAEARQVQGHTVGYIRLGQFSAMAATEMRKAIQRLEQQGAEEYILDLRNNPGGLLQAGVEIAQLWLDSGVIVYTVDRQGMIDSLNASGGALTHDPLVVLVNGGTASASEILAGALQDHGRARLVGDRTFGKGSIQSLFNLSDGSGLAVTIAYYETPNHHNINKVGIQPDRQVLDAPESLMAMGTAADPQYLAALELLHSPVQVATNAV; encoded by the coding sequence ATGGGGCTGCGTTGGCTGCAACGTTTCATTTGTTTTTTCGTTGTCCTCGTGGGGGTCTGGAGCCTTTTCGCCACTGACTCAGCGATCGCCCTGACAGAGGAACAAAAACTCTTTAATGAGGCGTGGCGCATTGTCAACCAAGCCTATGTGGATCCCTCCTTTAATGGCCAAAACTGGTGGCTGGTGCGCGAAAAGGCGCTGAAACGTCCCCTCCCCAATCGCGAGGCCACCTACGAGGCGATTCAAACCATGCTGGCAAGCCTAGGGGATCCCTTTACACGGCTGCTGCGGCCTGCCCAATTTCGTAGCCTGCAAACCACCACGGCTGGGGAATTAACGGGTGTCGGCTTGCAAATTAGCACGGATCCTGCAACCGGTGTCCTTGAAGTGATTGCTCCCATTGATGGCTCCCCTGCTGCCAAGGCTGGTATTCAACCCCGCGATCGCATTCTTGCCATTGATGGTGTCTCCACCAACCAGCTCAGCCTCGATGAAGCTGCCGAACGCATGCGGGGAGCGGCCGGTTCTGCTGTGCACCTGTTGCTACAACGGGGCAGTGAAGCCCCTCAAGAAATCACGCTGCAACGGGGACACATTGAAATTAATCCGGTCATCGCCGAAGCGCGTCAGGTGCAGGGGCACACCGTTGGCTATATTCGCCTTGGTCAGTTTAGTGCCATGGCGGCTACAGAAATGCGCAAAGCGATTCAGAGGCTAGAACAACAGGGCGCGGAGGAGTACATCCTTGATCTGCGCAATAATCCAGGGGGGCTGTTGCAGGCGGGGGTAGAGATTGCCCAACTGTGGTTGGATTCGGGGGTGATTGTCTATACCGTCGATCGCCAAGGGATGATTGATAGCCTCAATGCCAGTGGCGGTGCCCTCACCCATGATCCGCTGGTGGTGCTTGTAAATGGTGGAACTGCCAGTGCCAGCGAGATTTTGGCCGGCGCCCTGCAAGATCATGGCCGTGCTCGCCTCGTGGGCGATCGCACCTTTGGTAAAGGCTCGATTCAGTCCCTCTTTAACCTCAGTGATGGCTCTGGCCTTGCTGTCACCATTGCCTACTATGAAACCCCCAATCACCACAACATCAACAAAGTCGGCATTCAGCCAGATCGGCAGGTGCTCGATGCCCCAGAGAGTCTCATGGCCATGGGCACAGCAGCGGATCCGCAATATCTGGCGGCCCTAGAACTGCTCCACAGTCCGGTTCAAGTTGCCACTAACGCAGTGTGA
- the truB gene encoding tRNA pseudouridine(55) synthase TruB, translating to MFGFLNLNKPAGCTSHDCINALRKRLRLKRIGHGGTLDPMATGVLPIALGAATRLLPYLSDRKAYIGTVRFGLTTTTDDITGDICQEQSARHLTREAIEEQLPQFIGEIEQLPPAYSAIQVEGQRLYARARAGEVVNVPPRTVEVYEIEVLHWQAGHHPELTLRIVCGGGTYIRAIARDLGAALGVGGTLAALQRIESGGLRIEASHSLESISPEYLPLRSPQEVLAHLPWLELNASQLNDWYHGRAVVGEGLPPAESFVGVTFAETCVGIGVSGGDRLHPKVVLKN from the coding sequence ATGTTTGGTTTTTTGAATCTGAATAAACCCGCTGGCTGCACCTCCCACGACTGCATTAACGCACTGCGAAAGCGGCTGCGGCTCAAGCGCATTGGTCATGGTGGCACATTGGATCCCATGGCCACAGGGGTACTGCCGATCGCCCTTGGTGCGGCAACCCGACTCCTTCCCTATTTAAGCGATCGCAAGGCCTATATTGGCACGGTGCGCTTTGGTCTCACCACAACCACGGATGATATTACGGGGGATATTTGCCAAGAGCAGTCAGCCCGTCACCTCACCCGCGAGGCCATTGAGGAACAGCTTCCGCAATTTATTGGCGAGATTGAGCAATTGCCCCCAGCCTACAGTGCCATTCAAGTGGAGGGCCAGCGGCTCTATGCCCGTGCCCGTGCAGGTGAAGTGGTGAACGTTCCGCCGCGTACCGTCGAAGTTTACGAGATTGAAGTGTTGCATTGGCAAGCGGGGCATCATCCCGAACTCACCCTACGCATTGTCTGTGGCGGTGGCACCTATATTCGCGCCATTGCCCGTGACTTGGGGGCGGCCTTAGGAGTGGGGGGAACCTTGGCGGCACTGCAACGCATTGAAAGTGGCGGTCTGAGAATTGAGGCGAGCCATTCCCTAGAAAGCATTTCCCCAGAGTATTTACCGCTGCGCTCCCCCCAAGAGGTACTCGCTCATCTACCGTGGCTTGAACTCAATGCATCGCAACTCAACGACTGGTACCATGGCCGCGCCGTGGTTGGTGAGGGGCTACCCCCGGCGGAAAGTTTCGTTGGCGTCACGTTTGCGGAGACCTGTGTGGGAATTGGCGTGAGTGGGGGCGATCGCCTGCATCCCAAGGTTGTGCTCAAAAATTAA
- a CDS encoding TolC family protein, whose product MGQQSICQQSNLLLGSLVGVWITITGGAIAQPNPTATDLLPLNPHPDPLYLPSRPDQVKIDLDRPITLNEALELARRNNRQLQILEAQLQQSRAVLRQAEAALYPSISLQLGISRTDSAAIRLQNAQLPPPLRLNTTSNTWTSTVQLGYNIFTAGQRDGSIKAAQEQVRNAELDLQRELEQLRQDVTNAYYNIQQAEALVRIGEAAVQNSQISLRDAIARERAGLGTQFDVLTAQVQLANNQQQLVQAQSQLQTAQRQLAQVLSLNDKANVRAADPIRVVGEWKLSLEESIALAFRNRVELEQQLTQRNAALQQRRVALGNLGPQLVAGGSFNTLDSLTDGRAPRWGYTVGGQMNLTLFDGGVSRASAAQQESAAAIAEAQYAAFRNLIRFQVEQAYYTLKSSQENIRTNEVAVRQATEGLRLARLRFQAGIGTQAEVSNAETALIQAQSNLLSSTIDYNRAIAALQRFVSGLPLSPQGTATP is encoded by the coding sequence ATGGGTCAACAATCCATCTGCCAACAAAGCAATCTGCTGCTGGGGAGCCTTGTGGGGGTCTGGATTACCATCACTGGGGGAGCGATCGCCCAACCCAACCCTACAGCAACAGATCTTTTGCCCCTCAATCCCCATCCCGATCCCCTCTATCTCCCCAGTCGTCCCGATCAAGTAAAAATTGATTTGGATCGCCCGATTACCCTCAACGAAGCCCTTGAACTAGCGCGGCGCAATAATCGTCAACTGCAAATCCTTGAGGCGCAACTGCAACAAAGTCGGGCGGTTCTGCGTCAAGCCGAGGCCGCTCTCTATCCCAGTATTTCCTTGCAATTGGGGATTAGTCGCACAGATTCAGCGGCGATTCGCCTGCAAAATGCCCAACTCCCACCCCCCTTACGGCTCAACACCACGAGCAATACCTGGACGAGCACGGTGCAACTGGGCTACAACATTTTCACCGCTGGCCAACGGGATGGCAGTATCAAAGCGGCACAGGAACAGGTGCGCAATGCCGAACTGGATCTGCAGCGGGAACTAGAACAACTGCGTCAGGATGTCACCAATGCCTATTACAACATTCAACAGGCAGAGGCGCTCGTGCGTATTGGTGAAGCAGCGGTACAAAACTCCCAAATCAGCTTACGGGACGCGATCGCCCGCGAACGGGCTGGCTTGGGCACACAATTTGATGTCCTCACTGCACAGGTACAACTGGCCAATAACCAACAGCAACTCGTGCAAGCCCAAAGCCAACTGCAAACTGCTCAACGCCAACTAGCACAGGTGCTCAGTCTCAATGACAAGGCCAATGTGCGCGCCGCTGACCCCATTCGAGTGGTTGGGGAATGGAAACTCTCCCTTGAGGAGAGCATTGCCCTTGCCTTTCGCAACCGCGTGGAACTGGAACAACAACTGACGCAACGGAATGCAGCGCTTCAGCAACGACGGGTGGCCTTAGGGAATCTCGGACCACAGTTGGTGGCCGGCGGAAGTTTTAACACCCTTGATAGCCTCACAGATGGGAGGGCACCCCGTTGGGGATATACCGTTGGTGGCCAAATGAACCTCACCCTCTTTGATGGGGGAGTCTCCCGGGCTAGTGCTGCCCAGCAGGAAAGTGCTGCCGCGATCGCTGAAGCCCAGTATGCCGCCTTTCGCAACTTAATTCGCTTCCAAGTGGAGCAGGCCTACTATACCCTCAAATCCAGCCAAGAAAATATCCGCACCAATGAAGTGGCGGTGCGCCAAGCCACCGAAGGACTCCGCCTTGCCCGGCTGCGTTTCCAAGCAGGGATTGGTACCCAAGCGGAGGTGAGTAATGCCGAAACAGCCCTGATTCAAGCCCAGAGCAACCTCCTCAGTTCCACTATTGACTACAATCGAGCGATCGCTGCCCTACAACGCTTTGTCAGTGGTTTACCTCTGAGTCCCCAAGGGACGGCAACGCCTTGA
- a CDS encoding class I SAM-dependent methyltransferase encodes MATLLRSWSYQYPWLYDTISALAAITVGGSDRLHRLAWQDLNLPRSAVVLDLCCAHGVVTKALTERFDQVTGLDASPKAIARARERVPQATYVEAFAEQMPFADATFDLVHTSMALHEMTPQQLRAILAEVWRVLKPGGWFALIDFHPPQVPLFWPGIALFFWLFETETAWQLLQIDLAEQLRLQGFTIERQTYHLGRSLQVLHARKPCLND; translated from the coding sequence GTGGCAACCCTTTTACGCAGTTGGAGCTATCAATATCCGTGGCTCTATGACACCATTAGTGCCCTCGCAGCAATCACGGTCGGGGGGAGCGATCGCCTGCATCGCCTTGCTTGGCAAGACCTCAACTTGCCCCGTAGTGCCGTCGTTTTAGACCTTTGCTGTGCCCACGGCGTTGTCACGAAAGCCTTAACTGAGCGTTTTGATCAGGTCACTGGCCTAGATGCGTCCCCGAAGGCGATCGCCCGTGCCCGCGAGCGGGTGCCCCAAGCCACCTATGTAGAAGCCTTTGCGGAGCAGATGCCCTTTGCCGATGCCACCTTTGATCTAGTGCACACCAGCATGGCGCTCCACGAAATGACCCCGCAGCAACTGCGTGCCATCTTGGCGGAAGTGTGGCGAGTGCTTAAGCCCGGTGGCTGGTTTGCCCTGATTGATTTTCATCCTCCCCAAGTGCCCCTCTTTTGGCCGGGGATTGCCCTCTTTTTCTGGCTCTTTGAAACGGAAACCGCTTGGCAACTGCTGCAAATAGACTTAGCTGAGCAGCTACGGTTACAGGGCTTTACTATCGAGCGGCAGACCTACCACCTAGGGCGCAGTTTACAGGTTCTCCATGCCCGCAAACCCTGCCTAAACGATTAA
- the gcvP gene encoding aminomethyl-transferring glycine dehydrogenase: MVSSLPQLEINLDTDAEFVGRHIGITPADLPKMLSLLGYGSLKELINAVIPPEIRLQRPLALGEGLSETAALQKLRTLAQQNQVWRSYIGMGYYNCITPVVIQRNVLENPGWYTAYTPYQAEIAQGRLEALLNFQTLVSDLTGLPIANASLLDEATAAAEAMTLSLNACRQKGANRFLVAQDCHPQTLAVLRTRALPLGIEVVPIDPIARELPWENAFGLLLQYPATDGAVRSPQALIAAAHERGLLVTVATDLLALTLLTPPGELGADIAVGSSQRFGVPLGYGGPHAAFFATREEFKRQLPGRLVGVSHDALGQKALRLALQTREQHIRREKATSNICTAQVLLAVVASMYAVYHGPEGLRQIAERIHQRAVTLAAGLAAAGYPLYHSEFFDTLRMGLGNLPVHVLKERAAAAQINLRYFDDGSVGISLDETTTEKDVADLLALFGASPAEVDTGDRLPPALKRQSPYLQHPVFQEYHSEHALLRYMHRLQAKDLSLTTSMIPLGSCTMKLNATAEMLPISWPEFNQLHPFAPAEQAQGYQHLFQDLSAMLAEITGFDAISLQPNAGSQGEYAGLLVIRQYHHSRGETQRNVCLIPTSAHGTNPASAVMAGMQVVAVNCDAQGNIDVADLAAKAATYGDRLAALMITYPSTHGVFETEIRHICEIIHRHGGQIYMDGANMNAQVGLCRPGDFGADVCHLNLHKTFCIPHGGGGPGVGPIGVKAHLAPFLPTTQVIPQGSEIGPVTAAPWGSASILPISWMYITLMGGVGLTRATAIAILNANYVAKRLEPYYPVLYKGAQGLVAHECILDLRPLKKSAGIEVEDIAKRLMDYGFHAPTISWPVPGTMMIEPTESETKAELDRFCEAMIAIRAEIAEIEAGVSDRQHNPLKNAPHPGLMLATDPWPYPYSREVAAYPAPWLREYKFWPAVARIDNAYGDRHLVCSCSMPITAPES, encoded by the coding sequence ATGGTCAGTTCACTACCCCAACTGGAGATCAACCTAGACACCGATGCGGAGTTTGTTGGGCGGCACATTGGGATTACGCCCGCCGATTTACCCAAAATGTTGAGTCTGTTGGGGTATGGCAGCCTCAAGGAGCTAATCAATGCCGTCATTCCCCCCGAAATTCGCTTGCAACGCCCCCTTGCCCTTGGTGAGGGTCTCAGTGAAACAGCAGCCCTGCAAAAATTACGCACCCTTGCCCAGCAAAACCAAGTCTGGCGCAGCTACATTGGCATGGGCTATTACAACTGCATCACTCCTGTAGTGATTCAGCGCAATGTTCTGGAAAATCCCGGCTGGTACACTGCCTATACTCCCTACCAAGCAGAAATTGCCCAAGGACGCCTCGAAGCTCTCCTCAACTTTCAAACCCTTGTCAGCGATCTGACGGGGCTACCCATTGCCAATGCTTCCCTCCTCGATGAGGCGACGGCTGCCGCTGAAGCCATGACCCTGAGCTTAAATGCCTGTCGTCAAAAGGGCGCCAACCGCTTCTTGGTAGCACAGGATTGCCATCCCCAGACCCTTGCCGTGCTGCGCACCCGTGCTCTGCCCCTTGGCATTGAGGTTGTGCCCATTGATCCGATCGCCAGGGAATTGCCTTGGGAGAATGCTTTTGGCCTGCTCTTGCAATATCCTGCTACTGATGGTGCGGTGCGATCGCCCCAAGCCCTGATTGCCGCTGCCCATGAACGGGGACTCCTGGTGACGGTGGCCACCGATTTGCTGGCGTTGACACTGCTGACGCCACCGGGAGAATTGGGGGCGGATATTGCCGTCGGCAGTTCCCAGCGTTTTGGTGTGCCTTTGGGCTATGGCGGACCCCATGCGGCTTTCTTTGCCACCCGCGAAGAATTTAAGCGGCAGTTGCCGGGACGACTGGTGGGGGTTTCCCACGATGCTCTCGGTCAAAAGGCATTACGCCTTGCTCTGCAAACCCGTGAGCAGCACATCCGGCGTGAAAAGGCCACCAGTAACATCTGCACCGCCCAAGTCCTCCTCGCCGTTGTTGCCAGTATGTACGCTGTCTATCACGGACCAGAGGGACTGCGGCAAATCGCTGAGCGCATCCATCAACGGGCAGTGACCCTAGCAGCAGGCTTAGCAGCAGCCGGCTATCCACTCTACCATTCTGAATTTTTTGACACCCTGCGCATGGGCTTGGGGAACCTGCCAGTGCATGTGCTCAAGGAACGGGCAGCAGCGGCACAAATCAACCTACGCTACTTTGACGATGGCAGTGTCGGCATCAGCCTCGATGAGACCACCACCGAGAAAGATGTGGCGGATTTACTGGCCCTCTTTGGGGCAAGTCCTGCAGAAGTTGACACAGGCGATCGCCTGCCGCCAGCCCTAAAACGCCAATCTCCTTACCTACAACACCCGGTCTTTCAGGAGTACCACAGCGAACACGCCCTACTGCGCTACATGCACCGCCTGCAAGCCAAGGATCTCTCCCTTACCACCTCGATGATTCCCCTTGGCTCCTGCACCATGAAGCTCAATGCCACGGCGGAAATGCTGCCCATCAGTTGGCCAGAATTCAATCAACTGCATCCCTTTGCCCCCGCTGAGCAAGCCCAAGGCTATCAGCACCTCTTTCAAGACCTGTCAGCAATGCTGGCGGAAATCACCGGCTTTGATGCGATTTCCCTACAGCCCAATGCCGGTTCCCAAGGGGAATATGCAGGCCTCTTGGTGATTCGCCAATACCACCACAGTCGAGGCGAAACTCAGCGCAATGTCTGTTTGATCCCCACCTCTGCCCATGGAACTAACCCCGCCAGTGCCGTCATGGCCGGGATGCAAGTGGTGGCGGTGAATTGCGATGCCCAGGGCAACATTGATGTGGCGGATCTGGCGGCCAAAGCGGCAACCTATGGCGATCGCCTAGCAGCGTTGATGATTACCTATCCCTCGACCCATGGCGTTTTTGAAACGGAAATTCGCCACATCTGCGAAATCATCCATCGTCACGGCGGTCAAATCTATATGGATGGTGCCAACATGAATGCCCAAGTGGGGCTGTGCCGTCCGGGGGACTTTGGTGCTGATGTCTGTCATTTGAATCTCCATAAAACCTTCTGCATTCCCCACGGCGGTGGCGGACCCGGTGTCGGCCCCATCGGGGTGAAAGCCCACTTAGCGCCCTTCTTACCCACCACCCAAGTCATTCCCCAAGGATCAGAAATTGGCCCGGTGACCGCAGCCCCTTGGGGCAGTGCCAGTATTTTGCCGATTTCATGGATGTACATCACCCTCATGGGGGGGGTGGGGCTGACGCGAGCCACAGCGATCGCCATCCTCAATGCCAACTACGTTGCCAAACGCCTTGAACCCTACTATCCCGTTCTCTACAAAGGCGCCCAGGGCTTAGTGGCTCACGAGTGCATTCTGGATCTGCGTCCCCTGAAAAAATCGGCGGGGATCGAGGTGGAAGATATTGCCAAGCGGCTCATGGACTACGGTTTCCATGCTCCCACGATTTCTTGGCCGGTACCAGGGACAATGATGATTGAACCCACCGAAAGTGAAACCAAGGCGGAATTGGATCGCTTTTGTGAGGCGATGATTGCCATTCGTGCAGAAATTGCGGAAATTGAGGCCGGCGTGAGCGATCGCCAGCACAATCCTCTGAAAAATGCTCCCCATCCAGGGCTGATGCTGGCCACCGATCCATGGCCTTACCCCTATTCGCGGGAAGTGGCCGCCTACCCGGCCCCTTGGCTGCGGGAGTACAAATTCTGGCCAGCGGTAGCCCGCATTGACAATGCCTATGGCGATCGCCACTTGGTGTGTAGCTGCTCAATGCCAATTACTGCACCAGAGTCTTAA
- a CDS encoding cytochrome ubiquinol oxidase subunit I, whose protein sequence is MDSLDTVVLSRWQFALTAIFHMLWPVLTTGMSIYLVVIEGLWLKTKNLAYYHHARFWSKLYILNFGIGVASGLPMAFQFGLNWAPFSEAVGDFFGTVLGFEGTMAFMLEASFLGIMIFGWQRVPPVMHWISTICVAFGANLSTFWILSANSWLQTPAGGVFVEGKFRVQDYFQAIANPFMVKSFAHMFFATLETSLFVIGGISAWYLLQNRLPNFFTKSLKVVLVMALVIAPLQVFVGHLSAEQVYHYQPAKLAAMEALWETVPAGTPADWSLIVLPNEAAEANPLEVKIPGLLSYLLELKPKLDTPILGLKEWAPSDRPHLIGLIYYSFRLMVAIGLYLAALAIVTIVVWWRTGLEGDRLRNYKWLWWGWIFAGPLGYLAVEAGWIVRCVGRQPWIVYGQLRTAEAASNLPPQVVLFSLSGLVALYTVFFFAALFFGSRIIQKGPNVALPVPGLQNAEQLEIRIKLAEHQPDRRPLETQQ, encoded by the coding sequence CTGGATAGCCTCGATACCGTTGTTCTCTCCCGTTGGCAGTTTGCCCTCACGGCCATTTTCCACATGCTCTGGCCGGTCTTAACGACGGGCATGAGTATTTACCTCGTAGTCATTGAGGGGCTGTGGCTGAAAACCAAAAATCTCGCGTACTATCACCATGCGCGCTTTTGGTCAAAGCTGTACATCCTCAACTTCGGCATTGGCGTCGCTTCGGGGTTGCCGATGGCCTTTCAGTTTGGCCTGAACTGGGCGCCCTTCTCTGAAGCGGTGGGAGATTTCTTTGGCACGGTTTTGGGGTTTGAGGGCACCATGGCCTTTATGCTGGAAGCCAGCTTCTTAGGCATTATGATTTTTGGCTGGCAACGGGTGCCGCCAGTGATGCACTGGATTTCCACCATCTGTGTTGCTTTTGGGGCTAACCTGTCCACCTTCTGGATTCTCTCGGCCAACTCATGGCTCCAGACCCCTGCCGGGGGCGTATTTGTCGAGGGTAAATTCCGCGTCCAAGACTACTTCCAAGCGATCGCTAACCCCTTCATGGTCAAGAGCTTTGCCCACATGTTCTTTGCCACCCTTGAAACGTCGCTTTTTGTGATTGGTGGCATCAGTGCTTGGTATTTACTGCAAAACCGCCTGCCCAATTTCTTTACCAAATCCCTGAAGGTGGTGTTGGTCATGGCCTTGGTGATTGCACCCCTACAAGTTTTTGTTGGCCACTTGAGTGCTGAGCAGGTCTATCACTACCAACCGGCCAAATTAGCTGCCATGGAAGCCCTGTGGGAAACGGTGCCAGCGGGTACCCCTGCCGACTGGAGTTTGATTGTCTTACCCAATGAGGCCGCCGAAGCAAATCCCTTGGAAGTGAAAATTCCCGGCCTGCTGAGCTATCTACTGGAACTGAAGCCCAAGCTGGACACCCCGATTCTGGGCTTGAAGGAGTGGGCACCCAGCGATCGCCCCCATTTGATTGGCCTGATTTACTATTCCTTTCGCCTGATGGTGGCCATTGGTCTGTACCTTGCGGCTCTGGCGATCGTCACGATTGTTGTCTGGTGGCGCACGGGTCTTGAGGGCGATCGCCTGCGCAACTACAAGTGGCTCTGGTGGGGCTGGATTTTTGCCGGGCCGTTGGGGTACCTTGCCGTCGAAGCCGGCTGGATTGTGCGCTGTGTCGGGCGTCAACCTTGGATTGTCTATGGCCAGTTGCGCACGGCTGAAGCAGCCTCCAATTTACCCCCCCAAGTGGTGCTCTTTTCCCTCAGTGGCTTGGTTGCTCTCTACACGGTTTTCTTCTTTGCCGCTCTTTTCTTTGGTAGCCGCATTATCCAAAAAGGCCCCAATGTGGCTCTGCCCGTCCCTGGTCTGCAGAATGCCGAACAACTGGAAATTCGCATCAAACTGGCAGAGCACCAACCCGATCGCCGTCCCCTAGAGACTCAGCAATAA